A window from Acidobacteriota bacterium encodes these proteins:
- a CDS encoding choice-of-anchor D domain-containing protein translates to MRHQRVWFLVVCLALAGAFPALGQIQFRDGSTVIPDGSVHDFGTTLVGVDLTQRITLVNVGSTPITVGQAVVSSNANDPGSFSTSNLDLGTLNPGDTGGFDAIYGSTGPGTVTNEIAVTVNGVRAYRFDARATATEPVGPVIQLKQGSATVHRNDLVNFGTTTQGLPVNKIFTVTNVGDQSLTLGTIGFGGGASNPILFTAPSNNVQNLAPNASATFTLRFTASQVATVTNRVRLFVNGSSNFEFDVRGTANPPPAADLVVMRSGVTIQPGSSTHLGTTDFGEEILETITLLNMGNATLTVQSVTWTGTEVSFATSAPTSVPAGQNRTFTLRFSGATEGPRSSVLSIATNDPTPDPYSFTANWTVTDAVGAIIELRHNGVLVPRTSTFDFGDTGVGQEIVRTFTATNTGDQPLTIGSISISSNTNDPAAFHAQNNQVVDVAPGGSGTFQIRFDAAALGSVTRAVRLFEGGTPRHTFFALAETKAPTYALDVSPSSHSVQVGESAIYTVSVNGQFGFDSNVALSLSGLPSNTTHSFTPVTVPAGGTAALQVNTTASTPLATSTLTITGSGGGLSKTATAQLQVSDTEDFVLDITPFSRTTQQGGAVHYTISVDPVDGFDSDVSLSLTGLPEGTTHTFDPVTVTPGDTSLLVLRTTSSTPLGDHRMVVRGAGGGITRAHSARLIVNDDPAAGPPVIDDVAPNTIVHGGIRTITLTGANFQGATVSVPDEAPDPDEPMTRWFPTVSVESINAAGTRMVVRVDARDTRILDFYNLLVDNGQGEEAAFFRVLPAGPLVDTWTPAEPERDKTYVLSLVGHNLRNATVSPSRSGRVRIFGVDNGRDDRLNAIMQVEPGAPLGPLDLVVRDPSGHSVSLPITIQPAGVSRLLSRDLVAQQQDPQGPQGGLTGSGRPRGGQGAGEAPRPELFFQDFVMRRTQGTVMDREDVVVQHPALVPSGEDHARGALASDETADMINFDFFIRVRVNLVNFHWQVGLIFDPETGQVGDAILQGLDLGDRINIGAFVLSFYLRVDMNVYFRIGSQGWSFPLFCLEITTGLEIPGLGGLAYFYDFCRGGGSGNATNGSTNTLEVTGGPCAEVTSTGPPSEGVVYAEVEQDECCEQPIGVAGTGSTFTGLPFARPNWSVNNPNAGTSTPGGTCGQPSCAVEITDPPACISQSRRRTFSASGNPSGGTYEWRIAQAASKASIQGAPNQSDVSVRGDVTSDMADDVELEVTYSVGGISCTESVDLSVIEVDLTWRGSGMQDPRNDPPGIRATAVGLPTLGAVSLGNPSGAQGWFKNMEIKGRVTPCDPTLRCKFDFKRNREGTVGYRQVVNEVPIFSPIPSHDCPLGGCDDDRTNDDEDLILDPGPSCGIFALDTPGFFNTRCSSAQASRVLINCLSFDEWLNVDDERASETVKWYASTRLFCDGSSWSESVLGQGNRLSTGILDCSRQAALPLGPPLPSVDGPIHSVGAIYNGLTSSDESLRMVAGVNALAWDASGTLEGHSRDELIGTLVQIAGWRSGFDGDHVALSPPLQAIRLLGALRATEGISVLISRIEDDFPRIDVGPLDDVTPAVVALSKIGPAAIDPILDRASVASESEWVKLTAALRRMEDPADLEKALEGRMMTASGPEMKRLEELMSE, encoded by the coding sequence ATGCGACATCAAAGGGTTTGGTTTCTAGTTGTCTGTTTGGCACTGGCGGGAGCGTTTCCCGCTCTCGGACAGATTCAGTTTCGTGACGGCTCGACGGTGATTCCCGACGGGAGCGTGCACGATTTTGGTACGACTCTGGTCGGTGTCGACCTGACCCAGCGAATCACTTTGGTCAACGTGGGTTCGACCCCAATCACCGTCGGTCAGGCGGTGGTGTCCAGCAATGCCAATGATCCGGGGAGTTTCAGCACCTCGAATCTCGATCTCGGAACGTTGAATCCTGGCGATACCGGCGGTTTTGACGCCATCTATGGTTCGACCGGTCCGGGCACGGTGACGAATGAGATTGCGGTGACGGTCAACGGAGTCCGGGCCTATCGATTTGACGCGCGGGCGACCGCCACGGAACCCGTGGGCCCGGTGATCCAACTCAAGCAAGGCAGCGCCACGGTTCACCGCAACGATCTAGTGAATTTCGGTACTACGACGCAGGGCTTACCGGTGAACAAGATCTTTACGGTGACGAACGTAGGGGACCAGAGTCTCACCCTCGGGACGATCGGTTTCGGAGGGGGCGCGAGCAATCCGATTCTCTTCACTGCCCCTAGCAACAACGTGCAGAACCTGGCTCCGAACGCCAGCGCGACCTTTACTTTGCGTTTCACCGCCTCGCAGGTAGCGACGGTGACCAACCGCGTGCGTCTGTTCGTCAACGGCTCCTCGAATTTCGAATTCGACGTTCGCGGTACGGCGAATCCTCCGCCGGCTGCGGATCTGGTGGTGATGCGCAGTGGCGTGACGATTCAACCGGGCAGCAGCACCCACCTGGGGACGACGGATTTTGGCGAGGAGATCCTCGAAACCATTACCCTGCTCAACATGGGCAACGCGACGCTGACGGTCCAAAGCGTGACCTGGACCGGCACGGAGGTGAGCTTTGCGACCAGCGCACCGACGTCGGTGCCAGCCGGCCAGAACCGGACTTTTACATTGCGCTTCTCCGGCGCCACCGAAGGGCCCCGCTCGAGCGTGCTCTCGATCGCGACGAATGACCCCACCCCTGATCCCTACAGCTTCACCGCCAACTGGACAGTGACCGATGCCGTCGGAGCGATCATCGAGCTGCGCCACAACGGCGTGCTGGTGCCGCGCACCTCGACCTTTGATTTCGGTGACACGGGAGTGGGCCAGGAGATCGTCAGGACCTTTACGGCCACCAATACCGGAGATCAGCCCTTGACCATCGGGTCGATTTCGATCTCCAGCAACACCAACGATCCGGCGGCGTTCCACGCCCAGAACAACCAGGTGGTGGATGTAGCGCCGGGAGGCTCGGGGACCTTCCAGATCCGCTTCGATGCGGCTGCACTGGGCTCGGTGACCCGTGCAGTCCGACTGTTCGAGGGAGGTACCCCGCGACATACGTTCTTCGCCTTGGCGGAGACCAAAGCGCCGACCTACGCATTGGACGTGTCGCCGTCTTCACACTCGGTGCAGGTGGGCGAATCGGCGATCTACACGGTGTCGGTGAATGGTCAGTTCGGTTTCGACTCGAACGTAGCTTTGAGCCTTTCCGGCCTGCCTTCGAACACGACCCATTCCTTCACGCCGGTCACGGTGCCGGCCGGTGGCACAGCGGCGCTGCAGGTGAACACCACCGCCTCGACGCCGCTGGCAACCAGTACCTTGACCATTACCGGTAGCGGCGGTGGCTTGTCCAAGACCGCCACGGCACAGCTCCAAGTGTCGGACACAGAGGACTTCGTTCTTGATATCACGCCGTTCTCCCGGACGACCCAGCAGGGCGGCGCGGTCCACTACACGATCTCGGTGGATCCGGTGGATGGGTTCGACTCGGACGTCTCTCTCTCCTTGACCGGCTTGCCCGAGGGCACCACTCACACCTTCGATCCGGTGACGGTGACCCCCGGGGATACCTCGCTTCTGGTGCTGCGCACCACCAGTTCGACGCCCTTGGGCGACCACCGGATGGTGGTGCGGGGCGCCGGAGGCGGTATCACGCGGGCACATTCGGCGCGGCTGATCGTGAATGACGATCCCGCGGCGGGTCCGCCGGTGATCGACGACGTGGCTCCGAACACCATCGTTCACGGAGGGATTCGCACGATCACCCTGACCGGCGCCAACTTCCAGGGAGCGACCGTTTCGGTGCCCGATGAGGCACCGGATCCGGACGAGCCGATGACCCGCTGGTTCCCCACCGTGTCGGTGGAGAGCATCAACGCCGCCGGCACCCGGATGGTGGTGCGGGTCGATGCTCGGGATACGCGCATTCTCGACTTCTACAACCTCCTGGTCGATAACGGCCAGGGAGAAGAGGCGGCCTTCTTCCGGGTGCTGCCGGCGGGTCCACTAGTCGATACCTGGACCCCGGCGGAGCCGGAGCGCGACAAGACCTACGTGCTGTCGCTGGTAGGCCACAACCTGCGCAACGCAACGGTGTCCCCCAGCCGCTCCGGCCGGGTGCGCATCTTCGGGGTGGACAACGGTCGCGATGATCGCCTCAACGCCATCATGCAGGTGGAGCCGGGAGCACCTCTCGGTCCCCTCGATCTGGTGGTCCGGGACCCTTCGGGGCACTCCGTATCGCTGCCGATCACCATTCAGCCGGCCGGAGTCAGTCGCTTGCTGTCCCGCGACTTGGTGGCGCAACAGCAGGATCCGCAAGGTCCGCAAGGTGGTCTGACCGGCAGCGGAAGGCCGAGGGGCGGTCAGGGCGCGGGTGAGGCACCGCGGCCGGAGCTGTTCTTCCAGGACTTCGTGATGCGCCGGACCCAAGGGACGGTGATGGATCGAGAGGATGTCGTGGTGCAGCACCCGGCTCTGGTTCCGTCCGGCGAGGATCATGCTCGGGGGGCGCTGGCATCGGACGAGACGGCCGACATGATCAATTTCGACTTCTTCATCCGAGTCCGTGTCAATCTTGTGAACTTCCATTGGCAAGTCGGTTTGATCTTCGATCCGGAGACCGGCCAGGTGGGCGACGCGATCCTGCAGGGCTTGGATCTCGGGGATCGGATCAACATCGGCGCGTTCGTGCTGTCCTTCTATTTGAGAGTGGACATGAACGTGTACTTCCGGATCGGAAGCCAGGGTTGGAGCTTTCCGCTGTTCTGTTTGGAGATCACTACGGGCCTGGAGATCCCGGGCCTTGGCGGTCTTGCATACTTCTACGATTTCTGCCGCGGAGGAGGCTCGGGCAACGCCACCAACGGCAGTACCAACACCCTCGAGGTGACGGGAGGGCCGTGTGCCGAAGTGACCTCGACGGGACCTCCGTCCGAGGGTGTGGTCTACGCCGAGGTGGAGCAGGATGAGTGCTGCGAGCAACCGATCGGAGTTGCCGGTACGGGCTCGACCTTTACCGGATTACCCTTTGCGCGGCCCAATTGGAGCGTGAACAACCCCAATGCAGGAACGTCCACGCCGGGGGGGACTTGTGGGCAGCCAAGCTGCGCGGTGGAGATCACCGATCCGCCTGCGTGCATCTCTCAGTCCCGTCGGCGAACGTTCTCGGCGAGTGGCAATCCCAGTGGGGGAACCTATGAGTGGCGCATTGCCCAGGCTGCGTCGAAAGCTTCCATCCAAGGCGCTCCCAACCAGTCGGACGTTTCTGTGAGAGGCGACGTGACCAGCGATATGGCCGACGATGTGGAGTTGGAGGTCACCTATTCGGTGGGAGGTATTAGCTGTACCGAGTCGGTGGATCTTTCGGTGATCGAAGTCGATCTCACCTGGAGAGGGTCGGGCATGCAGGATCCCCGCAACGATCCGCCAGGGATTCGTGCGACGGCCGTTGGATTGCCGACCCTCGGGGCCGTGTCGCTGGGCAACCCTTCCGGGGCCCAGGGCTGGTTCAAGAATATGGAAATCAAGGGCAGGGTCACCCCATGCGACCCTACCCTGCGGTGCAAATTTGATTTCAAGAGGAATCGCGAAGGTACGGTGGGCTATCGCCAGGTGGTCAACGAGGTGCCGATTTTTTCACCTATTCCCAGTCACGACTGTCCTTTAGGAGGTTGCGACGACGATCGTACGAACGACGACGAAGATTTGATACTGGACCCTGGCCCGAGTTGTGGGATTTTCGCGCTCGATACGCCGGGTTTCTTCAATACTCGTTGCTCGTCTGCCCAAGCGTCCAGAGTGCTCATCAATTGTCTTTCCTTTGACGAGTGGCTCAATGTCGATGATGAGCGAGCTTCGGAAACTGTGAAGTGGTACGCCAGCACTCGACTTTTTTGTGACGGCAGCAGTTGGTCAGAGAGTGTTCTGGGCCAGGGCAATCGCCTCAGCACAGGAATCCTGGACTGCAGTCGCCAAGCAGCGTTGCCGCTCGGTCCTCCTCTTCCAAGCGTCGACGGGCCGATCCATAGCGTCGGTGCCATCTACAACGGCCTCACCTCGAGCGATGAGTCTCTGAGGATGGTTGCTGGGGTGAATGCTCTGGCCTGGGACGCCTCGGGGACCTTGGAGGGCCATTCTCGAGACGAGCTGATCGGAACACTCGTGCAGATCGCCGGTTGGCGAAGCGGCTTCGACGGCGACCATGTCGCGCTCTCGCCTCCTTTGCAGGCCATTCGCTTGCTCGGTGCCCTGCGGGCAACGGAGGGAATCTCGGTCCTCATCAGCCGAATTGAAGACGATTTTCCAAGGATCGATGTCGGGCCACTCGATGACGTCACTCCCGCGGTTGTCGCGCTGTCGAAGATCGGTCCGGCTGCGATCGATCCAATCCTCGACCGCGCTTCTGTCGCCTCTGAGTCGGAGTGGGTGAAGCTCACCGCTGCGTTGCGACGCATGGAAGATCCGGCGGATCTCGAGAAAGCCCTGGAGGGCCGCATGATGACCGCCTCGGGCCCCGAGATGAAACGTTTGGAGGAGCTGATGAGCGAGTAG
- a CDS encoding GNAT family protein codes for MAERHGLVAGDLDGFFSAPTHAYGPRSLYVSPMRADLARLLSRENPLFEGDDDFAYFTWYDQGVPRGRITAHLHRASNEHYRIHRAYFGYFACADDPTAAEALLTAAEDWARSRRCDEIIGSFDLTAMQQIGILTEGFDRTPYIDMQHNPEHLPRLLRDHGYRPRFPMSTFETDLTTFDPETLRGPAQRQLMDGDELRWTLLTRRRFGHQMEDVREVLNDGFADNPMFVPLSSEEFAFQAGGLMWIVDSRLSCLAYAGSEPVGVVVCIPDLNPFLRATGSRLSIATPWHFLRHRLRRRRAVILFYSVARAWHGRGLAGAMLFRVTSALRSAGYTRLGTTWIADGNPASLRQMEKLGAERLHRLHLFVKELT; via the coding sequence ATGGCTGAGCGCCACGGCCTGGTGGCCGGCGATCTCGACGGATTCTTTTCCGCCCCCACCCACGCCTACGGCCCGCGTTCCCTCTACGTCTCACCGATGCGCGCCGACCTCGCGCGCCTCCTGAGCCGTGAAAACCCGCTCTTCGAGGGCGACGACGACTTCGCTTACTTCACCTGGTACGACCAAGGCGTGCCGCGCGGGCGGATCACCGCCCATCTCCACCGCGCCTCGAACGAGCACTACCGAATCCACCGTGCCTATTTCGGCTACTTCGCCTGCGCCGACGACCCGACAGCGGCGGAAGCCCTGCTGACCGCCGCCGAGGACTGGGCGCGCTCGCGCCGCTGCGATGAAATCATCGGCAGCTTCGATCTGACGGCGATGCAGCAGATCGGCATTCTCACCGAGGGTTTCGACCGCACTCCCTACATCGACATGCAGCACAACCCGGAGCACCTGCCGCGCCTGCTCAGGGACCACGGCTATCGACCGCGGTTCCCCATGTCCACCTTCGAAACGGATCTCACCACCTTCGATCCGGAGACTCTCCGCGGCCCGGCACAGCGCCAGCTCATGGACGGTGACGAATTGCGCTGGACCCTGCTCACCCGGCGGCGATTTGGGCACCAGATGGAGGATGTCCGCGAGGTGCTCAACGACGGGTTTGCCGACAATCCGATGTTCGTGCCACTCTCCTCCGAAGAGTTCGCCTTCCAGGCCGGCGGGCTGATGTGGATCGTCGATTCGAGGCTCTCTTGCCTCGCCTACGCCGGCAGCGAGCCGGTCGGGGTCGTCGTCTGCATACCCGACCTCAACCCCTTCCTGCGCGCCACCGGCTCGCGCCTGTCCATCGCCACCCCCTGGCACTTCCTGCGCCACCGGCTGCGACGAAGGCGGGCCGTCATCCTCTTCTACTCCGTGGCGCGCGCCTGGCACGGCCGCGGCCTCGCCGGCGCCATGCTCTTCCGGGTGACGAGCGCACTGCGCTCCGCCGGCTACACCCGCCTCGGTACCACCTGGATCGCCGACGGTAATCCAGCCAGCCTGCGGCAGATGGAAAAGCTCGGCGCCGAGCGGTTGCACCGGCTGCATCTCTTCGTAAAGGAGCTCACCTGA
- a CDS encoding cytochrome c yields MPWKVMVAALALGEDEVSRQAAFARLESFGFLRPRRIANWPGPQPELDRPLGIVAGDVTRSLPPLRVETANLGCAACHAGVTYDAEGLPRPEEVWLGLPNTSIDLEAYTWTVYRSLQRAMEDPDHLLATVERLFPDISLRERKTLRRFVLPRIAARLAELEAGLDAPTVFSNGSPGLTNGVAALKLKLGLLSEGVPAEEFGFTSIPDLGDRPLRSALLWDSAYVRPGVDREAVGERGEPVAEGRAEQAHIVAFFTVPTMGMEPGAVVGAVPGVAAVLESLADYRPPPFPGPIEEMAAVRGGEVYAGHCASCHGEYTVEAGRPVLDRFPNRLVVQGEMGSDPLRWQAMDAELVAAIRRSGYGREIDAATTGGYVATPLTGLWATAPYLHNGSVPTLWHLMHPAERPRRFAVGGHRLDFERVGIALHEAADGEWVYPGGWQPFSTPRIYDTREPGRSNTGHEREFEALPETDKAALLEFLKLL; encoded by the coding sequence GTGCCTTGGAAGGTGATGGTCGCGGCGTTGGCGTTGGGGGAGGATGAGGTTTCGCGGCAGGCAGCCTTCGCGCGGCTGGAGAGCTTCGGCTTTCTTCGGCCTCGAAGGATCGCGAACTGGCCGGGACCGCAGCCGGAACTGGATCGGCCGCTCGGAATTGTCGCCGGAGACGTCACGCGGAGCTTGCCGCCGCTGCGGGTCGAGACGGCGAATCTCGGCTGTGCCGCTTGTCATGCCGGAGTGACCTATGACGCCGAGGGCTTGCCGCGCCCGGAGGAGGTTTGGCTTGGGCTCCCGAACACCTCGATCGATCTCGAGGCCTACACCTGGACGGTGTACCGGTCGCTCCAACGTGCGATGGAGGATCCCGACCACCTTCTCGCCACCGTCGAGCGCCTGTTTCCGGACATTTCACTGCGCGAGCGCAAGACCCTCAGGCGTTTCGTATTGCCGCGTATTGCCGCCCGCCTCGCTGAACTCGAAGCCGGTCTCGATGCACCGACGGTGTTCAGCAATGGCTCACCGGGGCTGACCAACGGTGTTGCCGCGCTCAAACTGAAGTTGGGCCTGCTGTCGGAAGGTGTGCCGGCAGAGGAGTTCGGCTTCACTTCGATTCCCGATCTCGGGGACCGCCCGCTGCGGTCGGCGCTTCTGTGGGACAGTGCTTATGTCCGGCCGGGGGTTGATCGCGAGGCGGTGGGCGAGCGCGGCGAACCGGTCGCCGAGGGCCGGGCGGAGCAAGCCCATATCGTGGCGTTTTTCACCGTGCCGACCATGGGCATGGAGCCCGGCGCCGTCGTCGGTGCGGTGCCCGGGGTGGCCGCGGTTCTCGAGTCCCTGGCCGACTATCGGCCGCCCCCCTTTCCGGGACCGATCGAGGAGATGGCCGCGGTGCGGGGCGGGGAGGTCTACGCGGGGCACTGTGCGTCCTGCCACGGCGAATACACCGTAGAGGCGGGCCGGCCGGTCCTCGATCGCTTCCCGAACCGGTTGGTCGTCCAGGGGGAGATGGGGTCCGACCCGCTGCGCTGGCAGGCGATGGATGCCGAGTTGGTGGCGGCGATTCGCCGCTCGGGCTACGGGCGCGAGATCGATGCGGCCACCACCGGCGGCTATGTGGCGACTCCGCTGACCGGTTTGTGGGCTACGGCGCCGTACCTGCACAACGGTTCGGTGCCGACTCTCTGGCACCTGATGCATCCGGCCGAACGCCCGCGGCGATTCGCCGTGGGAGGGCATCGGCTCGATTTTGAGCGGGTGGGGATCGCCCTGCACGAGGCGGCGGACGGTGAGTGGGTTTACCCCGGCGGCTGGCAGCCGTTTTCGACGCCGCGGATCTACGACACCCGCGAGCCGGGCCGATCGAATACCGGCCATGAGCGCGAGTTCGAGGCGCTACCCGAGACGGACAAGGCGGCGCTGCTCGAGTTTCTCAAGCTGCTCTGA
- a CDS encoding ThiF family adenylyltransferase, with amino-acid sequence MTIGERRFRYSEMVGRNLGFVTAEEQERLRDGSVFVCGVGGMGGACLMSLARAGLGRVIVADLDTFELSNLNRQLFADLDSVDQPKVDATVRQLRLINPEMEIETHGGDWVDHLDGILGRAPVVINGMDDIPCGIHLYRRARAGGATVIDAYTSPLPSVTVVAPGDPRPEERLGFPSDGKDWRALDEDDIAGSMRRELEYVMTHSSSRHHVDLDVAAEMVRGDRPRMSFAPMVITAGSLMAFEAVNLLLERPSGTDCRGYFFNPWTVRVERPRHPLGAALMGFVVRRFLDRLIDAD; translated from the coding sequence ATGACCATCGGGGAGCGACGTTTCCGATACTCCGAGATGGTCGGTCGCAATCTCGGCTTCGTCACCGCCGAGGAACAGGAGCGGCTGCGCGACGGCAGCGTCTTCGTCTGCGGAGTCGGCGGCATGGGCGGCGCGTGCTTGATGTCGTTGGCGCGCGCCGGCCTCGGGCGGGTGATCGTCGCCGACCTGGACACCTTCGAACTCTCCAACCTCAACCGACAGCTTTTCGCGGACCTCGACTCCGTCGATCAGCCGAAGGTCGACGCCACGGTTCGTCAACTCCGCCTCATCAATCCGGAGATGGAGATCGAGACCCACGGCGGTGACTGGGTGGACCACCTCGACGGCATCCTCGGCCGCGCGCCGGTGGTGATCAACGGTATGGACGACATCCCGTGCGGTATCCACCTGTACCGCCGAGCGCGGGCGGGCGGAGCGACGGTTATTGACGCATATACCTCGCCGCTACCCTCGGTGACGGTCGTGGCGCCGGGCGATCCGCGTCCCGAGGAGCGGCTGGGGTTTCCGTCGGACGGAAAGGACTGGCGAGCCCTCGACGAGGACGACATCGCCGGATCCATGCGGCGCGAACTCGAATACGTGATGACCCACTCCTCGTCCCGTCACCACGTAGATCTCGACGTCGCCGCCGAAATGGTGCGCGGCGACCGACCGCGGATGTCCTTCGCCCCCATGGTGATCACCGCCGGCAGCCTGATGGCTTTCGAGGCGGTGAACCTACTGCTCGAACGGCCATCGGGGACCGACTGCCGAGGCTACTTCTTCAATCCGTGGACGGTGCGGGTCGAGCGACCCCGCCATCCGCTGGGCGCCGCGTTGATGGGATTCGTCGTCCGGCGCTTCCTCGATCGTCTCATCGACGCGGATTGA